One genomic region from Bactrocera tryoni isolate S06 chromosome 3, CSIRO_BtryS06_freeze2, whole genome shotgun sequence encodes:
- the LOC120770102 gene encoding tubulin-specific chaperone cofactor E-like protein yields MPSLLEALERKYFTDCQLENLNDDDAAAETEKSLISIYIPRLPPLVSVPELLVLNDCDIDCAGDFEAIKEKCRRVRELDLAQNKLNDWQEVFHILEHMPRVEFLNLSKNHLVGPICNPTTLPTNSLRSMVLNGTYLDWPCVEVLLDNLPLLEELHLSLNDYKEVLIDSIECASAGDEREDDVVVKAAHAVVDDEVTECNERNDNNKQSDSHKLTLTTITTAEATAAATTETETPATPPPTPTSPTGSYTEPRCKRIQPHRKLKTLHFTGNPVESWLEICRLGRVFPSLENLVLADCPIKAIQADAGTGAGAPTTAGACATNNNDCTPVCEEDVEMSNKTECPHKHFHNLQFLNLSYSNISAWDDIDQIAKFPKLHNLRVKNWPLWERLECTEHERRQLLIARLPNVSLLNGGGVISADEREDAERAFIRHYMDKPEWERPKRYDELVAKHGKLDPLVNINLKPEKRLKVFITYKDKTETRLLDVYCTVSDLKTRLEKLIDLPANKMRLYYVDQDFKEFGPELMKYPNKRLYSYNIQAGDEIIIDEKK; encoded by the coding sequence ATGCCATCACTACTGGAAGCATTGGAACGAAAATATTTCACCGATTGTCAATTAGAGAATCTAAACGACGACGATGCAGCTGCTGAAACAGAAAAGAGCCTCATATCCATTTATATACCACGTCTGCCACCGCTGGTCAGCGTGCCCGAATTGCTGGTATTGAACGACTGTGACATTGACTGTGCGGGTGATTTCGAAGCCATAAAAGAGAAATGTCGCCGCGTGCGCGAGCTAGATCTGGCACAGAATAAGCTGAATGATTGGCAAGAGGTCTTCCACATACTCGAGCATATGCCGCGTGTGGAGTTTCTCAATTTGAGTAAAAACCATCTGGTCGGCCCAATATGCAATCCAACCACCCTACCCACCAACAGTTTAAGGAGCATGGTGTTGAACGGCACATACCTGGATTGGCCATGTGTTGAGGTGTTGTTGGACAATTTGCCATTGTTAGAGGAATTACATCTCAGTTTGAATGACTACAAAGAGGTGCTTATCGATTCAATCGAGTGTGCGAGTGCTGGTGATGAGCGCGAGGATGATGTTGTCGTCAAAGCGGCGCATGCTGTCGTTGACGACGAGGTAACCGAGTGCAACGAGcgtaacgacaacaacaaacaaagtgaCTCACACAAATTAACCCTCACAACAATAACGACAGCTGAAGCAACAGCAGCGGCTacaacagaaacagaaacacCCGCAACCCCACCACCAACACCAACTTCCCCCACGGGCAGCTACACCGAACCACGCTGTAAGCGCATACAACCACATCGAAAActgaaaacactacatttcACCGGCAATCCCGTCGAAAGTTGGCTCGAAATTTGCCGTTTGGGACGCGTATTTCCCAGCCTCGAGAATTTAGTGCTCGCTGACTGCCCCATCAAAGCCATACAAGCTGATGCGGGCACCGGTGCTGGCGCGCCAACGACAGCGGGCGCGTGTGCCACCAATAACAATGACTGCACGCCCGTCTGCGAAGAAGACGTCGAAATGTCCAATAAAACGGAATGTCCGCATAAGCATTTCCACAATCTACAATTTCTCAATCTCAGCTACTCGAACATAAGCGCTTGGGATGACATCGATCAGATTGCGAAATTTCCGAAATTGCACAATTTGCGTGTTAAAAACTGGCCGCTGTGGGAGCGTCTGGAGTGCACCGAACACGAACGTCGTCAGCTGTTAATTGCGCGTTTGCCGAATGTCAGCCTACTCAACGGCGGTGGCGTGATCAGCGCCGACGAACGCGAAGATGCCGAACGCGCTTTCATACGTCACTACATGGACAAGCCCGAATGGGAGCGTCCGAAGCGCTACGACGAATTGGTAGCGAAACATGGCAAACTGGATCCGTTAGTTAACATAAATCTTAAGCCTGAGAAACGCCTAAAAGTATTCATTACCTATAAGGATAAGACGGAAACGCGCCTGCTCGACGTCTACTGCACTGTGAGCGATCTGAAGACGAGGTTGGAGAAACTGATCGATTTGCCAGCAAATAAAATGCGTTTGTATTATGTCGATCAAGATTTCAAGGAGTTCGGACCGGAATTAATGAAATACCCCAACAAGCGGCTGTACAGTTATAATATACAAGCGGGCGATGAAATCATTATCGACGAGAAGAAATAA